A genome region from Conger conger chromosome 16, fConCon1.1, whole genome shotgun sequence includes the following:
- the LOC133114606 gene encoding small integral membrane protein 36-like, which translates to MGFMESYLEIDPVTLNLIILVASYVILLLVFLVSCILYDCRGKDPSKEYAPDPSPPLQQSPIRLVVMQSSPAPPRWEQAKMVATYEPPAGDLQEKRSTLV; encoded by the coding sequence ATGGGTTTCATGGAATCCTACCTGGAGATCGACCCCGTGACGCTGAACCTCATCATCCTGGTGGCGAGCTACGTCATCCTGCTCCTGGTCTTCCTGGTGTCCTGCATCCTGTACGACTGCCGGGGGAAGGACCCCAGCAAGGAGTACGCCCCGGACCCGTCCCCGCCGCTCCAGCAGTCCCCCATCCGCCTGGTGGTGATGCAGAGctcgcccgccccgccccgctggGAGCAGGCCAAAATGGTGGCCACCTACGAGCCGCCGGCCGGGGACCTTCAGGAGAAGAGGAGCACTCTGGTCTGA